The region CGGCCGTGTCCCACCCAGCGCCCGCGAGATCACCACCGGCCAGACCAACCGCGTCTGGTCGGTGGAGGGACCGACGCCGTACATCCTCAAGCACTACGGTGACCCGAGCCGCGCCGCCAACGAAGCCGCCGCGCTCCGCCTCCTGGCCGGACACCGTGCCCCGGCTCCACAGCTGCTCGCCGCGTCCAGCGGTAGCAGCACCCCTCCTTGGACCGCACAGGCCGCACTACACGCGAAGCCTGTGCACCTCGACCGGTTGCTGGCAGACCTCGCCGAACCACTGGCCGCCATCCACCGCATCCCCGGCACGCACTTCGGCCGCCTCGCCGGCGCTCGACAAAACCACAGCTGGACCGACTACCTCCACGACCGCCTGCGCGTGTACGCGGCAGCCGCCCCGGCCCTACCTGCCGTGGCTGGACGCCTCCACCACGAAGTCGACGCCAGCGACAACGCCATCCAGCCAGTGCTGCTCCATCACGACCTGCAGCCGGGGCACCTTCTTTGCGGACCTGCTGGTTCCCGACTACTCATCGACTGGGAGCTGGCCATCTTCGGCGACCATCGTTCCGACCTCGCTCGCCTCGCCGTACGCCTCGACCTCGACGACCCCACACCCGTGCTCCCACTTGTCAGTGGGGCCGATGCCACGGCCGAAGGCCGACTCCATCTGTACTGGCGCATCCACCTGCTCGCCGACGCCGCACTGAGCACAGACCGCGCCGTACGGGAACGGGCAGCCGGGAGGCTACTTGGTCCGAGCGTCAGGTAACTGCTGGCGACTGCTGAGCCTCTAGTGCTGCTGGTGAACTCTGGGGCGATGAG is a window of Streptomyces caniferus DNA encoding:
- a CDS encoding phosphotransferase family protein, with the protein product MSPDSAMDGIDGRVPPSAREITTGQTNRVWSVEGPTPYILKHYGDPSRAANEAAALRLLAGHRAPAPQLLAASSGSSTPPWTAQAALHAKPVHLDRLLADLAEPLAAIHRIPGTHFGRLAGARQNHSWTDYLHDRLRVYAAAAPALPAVAGRLHHEVDASDNAIQPVLLHHDLQPGHLLCGPAGSRLLIDWELAIFGDHRSDLARLAVRLDLDDPTPVLPLVSGADATAEGRLHLYWRIHLLADAALSTDRAVRERAAGRLLGPSVR